CAGGTTTTGCAGAAAAGCCACCTGAGCGCGGTGCACTGGGCCAGGAAACGCTAGAGCATTTTAGCCTTGAAAAAGGACAGTGCGAGAGGGGAACCCTTTTTGCAAAAGGTTCTCCNCTTCCAAAACTTTAATAGTGACCTTGAATCACAATAAAAAATCTTTGGAAAGGTTCTTTCTCCGAAGAACGCGTTCGGGAATAAGTCGTCTTATTGTGCCGGCTGGCTGGGCAGGGCGACGATAAACGCGGCGCCGCGACCCGGTGCGGATTCCACCCAGATGCGGCCGCCATAGTGCTCCACGATCTGCCGGCAGATGGCCAGGCCCAGGCCGGCGCCCTGGGGCTTGGCGTCAGTGATGGCGGTCTGGCCCTGGTGGTATTTCTCGAAAATCCGTTCCTGTTCTTCCGGAGGCACGCCGGGGCCGGAGTCCTGGACCTGCAGCACCACGCCGCCCTCGCCATCGCTGCGCAGCTGCAGTTCCACCAAGCCTTGCGGGGCGAATTTGAAGGCGTTGGTCAGCAGGTTGAGGATGACCTGCTTGATGCGGTCCGGATCCACCCACAGGGAGGGCACGTCGTCGTCGATGGCGGCGGACAGGGCCACCCCGGGATGCGCATCCAGCTGGCCGCGCATGAAATCCAGCACCTCACGGGCCAGGGAAGCCACATCCACCAGGCGATCATGCCATTCCATGCGGCCGGATTCAATGCGGTTGAGGTCCAGCAGATCGTTGATGAGCCGGGTCAGGCGCAGGCCTTCGCTGATGATGATGGCGGCGTTATCCACCATCCGGTTGGCCAGCCCGCATGCCTGGGACTGACTTGCCGCCAGGGTGTCGCCCAGCCGGGCGGCGTCGCGGCGAAGGAGCTTGGCAAAGCCGAGGATGGAGGTCAGGGGCGTGCGCAACTCGTGGGACGCCGTGGACAGAAAGCTCGACTTCAGCTGATCCAGCGCCAGCAGCCGGGCGTTGGCGTCCTGCAGCTCGCGGGTGCGGTCGGCCACGGCCTGCTCCAGCTGGTCATGCTCCAGAATGCGGGCGGTCACGTCTCGCCACGTCACGTGGAGCATGCTGTCCCCATGCAGGGTGATGGGCACCAGGGACACATCCACCATGAACAGGGAGCCGTCCGCACGGCGGCACAGCCAGTCGAAGCGGTGGGAGCCTTTGCTGGAGGCAGCGGCCACATGCTCCGCGGCGGCTTCTGCAGAACGGCGGCCGTCGGGCTGCTGTTCGGGTGAGATGTCCGTGAGGGTGGAGTCGAGAAAGGCCTGCCTGGAGACATCCCCCAGCATGGTCAGGGCGGCCTGGTTGCACTCCACGAACCGGTTGTCCTTCATGAGCAGGATGGCGTCCGAGGAACCCTCGAACAGCCGGCGGAAGGCGTCTTCGCTTTCCCGCAGGGCCTGCTCGGCCTGGGCTTCCCGGGCCATCATGGCGTTGACCTCGCGGGCCAGGGTGCGGAACTCCGCATACACCAGGGCGGATTCGCGCAGGGGCAGCCGCACCTGGGCCGCCTGCCCGAAGTGCGCGCCGAACACCTCGAAATGCTGCCGCACCCCGCGGGCAAGGTGCCGGGCCATGAGGGCCGCCAGCCCAAGCACGGCCAGCAGCAGCAGGCCCACATGCAGCAGCCCCCGGCGCATGGTGTCCAACAACGCCTGTTGTTTGTTGGCAATGGCGTATTCCACGTCATCCACATAACACCCCGCGCCAATGATCCATCCCCATTCCGGGACGCCGCGGACGTAGGAGACCTTGGGCGACGGCGTCTGCCCGGTGAGCTTGCGCCAGCTGTATTCGGTGAAGCCGCCCTCGGGGTTGGCGGCGGCGGCGATCTGGTCGCGGATGATGAACGCACCGTGCGGGTCTTGCAGGTCCAGAATGGCGGGACCGCCCCGGGTGATCTGTCCATTGGTGAACAGGGGCAGCCCGGTGGTGGTGCTGCCGAAGAGGTAGCCGCCCGGGTCGAAACGAAGGCTCGCCAGCCGGTGCAGCGCTTCTTCCTGGATGTCCGCATGCACGTCGTCCAGGTATTCGCCCGTGCCGATGAACCAGTCCAGGCATGGGACATAGTGGATGTAGGCGATTTTTCGATGCGAACTGCCCTGGGCGCCGGGCT
This sequence is a window from Megalodesulfovibrio gigas DSM 1382 = ATCC 19364. Protein-coding genes within it:
- a CDS encoding cache domain-containing protein, which produces MAVFRRLSSTHLASLLGIAFVSMMTMAVFWVMDKYATFRSESDAMRQAYVAESRADIRAEVIRAVEYIQYSISTAESRLRKDIRTRTLEAVAIAEAICQEHHPHADPEEPGRLVREVLRQIRFNNGRGYYFATRLDGVEMLFADRPELEGKNLLHMQDDAGRMVIQDMIRLAREQGQGFYEYTWTKPGAQGSSHRKIAYIHYVPCLDWFIGTGEYLDDVHADIQEEALHRLASLRFDPGGYLFGSTTTGLPLFTNGQITRGGPAILDLQDPHGAFIIRDQIAAAANPEGGFTEYSWRKLTGQTPSPKVSYVRGVPEWGWIIGAGCYVDDVEYAIANKQQALLDTMRRGLLHVGLLLLAVLGLAALMARHLARGVRQHFEVFGAHFGQAAQVRLPLRESALVYAEFRTLAREVNAMMAREAQAEQALRESEDAFRRLFEGSSDAILLMKDNRFVECNQAALTMLGDVSRQAFLDSTLTDISPEQQPDGRRSAEAAAEHVAAASSKGSHRFDWLCRRADGSLFMVDVSLVPITLHGDSMLHVTWRDVTARILEHDQLEQAVADRTRELQDANARLLALDQLKSSFLSTASHELRTPLTSILGFAKLLRRDAARLGDTLAASQSQACGLANRMVDNAAIIISEGLRLTRLINDLLDLNRIESGRMEWHDRLVDVASLAREVLDFMRGQLDAHPGVALSAAIDDDVPSLWVDPDRIKQVILNLLTNAFKFAPQGLVELQLRSDGEGGVVLQVQDSGPGVPPEEQERIFEKYHQGQTAITDAKPQGAGLGLAICRQIVEHYGGRIWVESAPGRGAAFIVALPSQPAQ